In the Topomyia yanbarensis strain Yona2022 chromosome 3, ASM3024719v1, whole genome shotgun sequence genome, one interval contains:
- the LOC131693534 gene encoding probable cytochrome P450 9f2, whose translation MEVDLFLAGAIGALILLFYYYVAKKYEYFQSTSIPCVKPTFLLGSSGPTMFRTKDVTAHMNSLYYTYPESKMIGFFDLMSPMFMVRDPDIIKRISIKDFDHFVDHTPSMSNAATDEEIGGESLFGNSVFALRGQKWRDMRATLSPAFTGSKMRHMFELVAECSKSAIEFLTAEAKSGKRLEYEMKDIFSRFCNDVIASVAFGVKIDSLREPENVFYQKGKHLLTDGQSLWLVIKVFLIKIVPKLSEKLNVEFVNADLAKYFKKMIEDNMEQRKSGGIVRNDMIQLLMEVQKGTLQHQKEDQESNDASFAAVHEPNVGKSTHSRVWTENELIAQCFVFFFAGFDTVSTCMAFLTYELTINPDIQNRLYAEILQTEQSLNGASLTYETLQKMEYLDMVVSETLRKWPPAVVTERFCTKDYHYDDGAGTRFDIKKEQTVLIPTISIQNDAKYFPDPERFDPERFSRENRAKINTGAYIPFGVGPRNCIGLRLALMEVKMIVYYLLKDFGLEPTEKTQIPLRIAKNLFSLEAEKGIWVELKNRDA comes from the exons ATGGAAGTGGATCTGTTCCTAGCGGGGGCTATCGGAGCTCTAATCCTGCTGTTCTACTATTACGTAGCTAAAAAGTATGAATACTTCCAATCAACGTCGATACCGTGCGTAAAGCCTACCTTCCTACTGGGTAGTTCCGGGCCGACCATGTTTCGTACAAAGGACGTTACAGCACACATGAACTCTCTATACTACACCTATCCGGAGTCCAA AATGATAGGATTCTTCGATCTTATGAGTCCGATGTTTATGGTTCGCGATCCGGATATAATAAAGCGCATATCGATCAAAGATTTCGATCACTTCGTGGATCACACACCGTCGATGAGTAACGCAGCGACCGACGAAGAAATCGGCGGGGAGAGTCTGTTTGGTAACTCGGTGTTTGCGTTGCGTGGCCAAAAGTGGCGGGACATGCGAGCGACGCTGAGTCCGGCGTTCACCGGGAGTAAGATGAGACACATGTTCGAGCTGGTCGCGGAATGCAGCAAATCTGCGATTGAATTTCTAACGGCAGAGGCGAAATCGGGTAAGAGGTTGGAGTACGAGATGAAGGATATCTTTTCACGGTTCTGCAACGATGTTATCGCTAGTGTCGCCTTTGGCGTCAAGATTGATTCGCTGCGGGAGCCGGAAAATGTTTTCTACCAAAAGGGCAAACATCTGCTGACTGATGGTCAATCGCTTTGGTTGGTTATCAAAGTTTTTCTGATCAAAATCGTGCCAAAGTTGTCGGAGAAGCTAAATGTGGAATttgttaatgctgatttggCAAAATATTTCAAGAAAATGATTGAGGACAATATGGAACAGCGAAAGTCCGGTGGAATTGTAAGAAACGATATGATTCAATTGCTGATGGAAGTGCAAAAGGGTACGCTACAACACCAGAAGGAAGATCAGGAATCAAACGATGCTAGTTTTGCAGCAGTACATGAGCCCAACGTCGGGAAATCAACGCACTCACGGGTGTGGACCGAGAATGAGTTGATCGCGCAATGCTTCGTGTTTTTCTTCGCTGGATTCGACACCGTGTCCACATGTATGGCGTTTCTGACTTATGAACTTACTATCAACCCTGATATTCAAAACCGACTGTACGCAGAAATTCTTCAAACAGAACAATCTCTTAATGGAGCTTCCCTAACCTATGAAACGCTTCAAAAGATGGAATATTTGGATATGGTAGTATCGGAAACGCTTCGTAAGTGGCCTCCTGCCGTGGTAACGGAACGATTCTGTACGAAAGACTACCACTACGACGACGGTGCTGGAACCCGGTTTGACATCAAGAAAGAACAAACTGTGTTAATTCCGACCATCTCCATTCAGAATGATGCCAAGTATTTCCCCGACCCGGAGCGATTCGATCCGGAACGGTTCAGCAGAGAGAATCGGGCTAAGATTAATACCGGAGCGTATATTCCGTTCGGAGTGGGACCGAGAAATTGCATCGGCTTACGATTGGCACTGATGGAGGTTAAGATGATTGTGTACTATTTGTTGAAAGATTTCGGCCTTGAGCCGACAGAGAAGACACAAATTCCTTTGCGAATAGCGAAGAATTTATTTTCGCTGGAAGCGGAGAAGGGAATTTGGGTTGAGCTGAAAAACAGAGATGCTTGA